The proteins below come from a single Acidimicrobiales bacterium genomic window:
- a CDS encoding DUF3566 domain-containing protein, whose protein sequence is MADRPARGETETTTGDSRGKGWGSPLPAEYGSLGRSAPRRQNGDGMATRPRPADRRVTSRPPKDEKWDARNRNLRKPTTAASTARRSVLSAVSDGAPVRLFRDLARSVTNLTRPSPGPVPRTRTSGGVVSSARRSNGVPPSSLSSPAVGRRTDFDRDTRVVTEVDVYSVAKVSIVFYVILLVIFVVASILLWLVADLFGAVDSIQRSVRSLFDVKTFVLHPVTIALYASAAGAVLAVAGTIANVLAAVIYNLISEVVGGIRIGVSAPAEDEV, encoded by the coding sequence GGATGGGGTTCGCCGCTGCCGGCCGAATATGGCTCGCTCGGCAGGTCCGCGCCCAGGCGGCAGAATGGCGACGGGATGGCCACCCGGCCCCGGCCGGCTGATAGGCGCGTCACATCGCGTCCTCCCAAGGACGAGAAATGGGACGCCCGGAACCGCAACTTGCGCAAGCCCACCACTGCGGCGTCGACGGCTCGGCGCTCGGTGTTGTCGGCTGTCAGCGACGGAGCACCGGTACGCCTGTTCCGCGACCTTGCACGGTCAGTAACCAACCTGACCCGCCCGTCTCCCGGGCCCGTGCCCCGCACCCGAACCTCCGGGGGAGTGGTGTCAAGTGCTCGCCGGTCTAACGGCGTGCCGCCTTCGTCGTTGTCGAGCCCGGCCGTCGGTCGGCGTACGGACTTCGATCGCGACACTCGGGTCGTCACCGAGGTGGACGTCTACTCGGTTGCCAAGGTGTCGATCGTCTTCTACGTGATCCTGCTTGTGATTTTCGTAGTGGCTTCCATCCTGCTCTGGCTGGTCGCCGACCTCTTCGGAGCCGTCGACTCGATCCAGAGGTCGGTGAGGTCGCTGTTCGACGTGAAGACCTTTGTCCTCCATCCGGTGACCATCGCCCTCTACGCGAGCGCCGCCGGCGCCGTTCTGGCTGTCGCCGGGACGATCGCCAACGTTCTGGCGGCCGTCATCTACAACCTCATCAGCGAGGTCGTGGGGGGTATCCGCATCGGGGTGTCCGCGCCGGCGGAAGACGAGGTGTAG